One window of the Rhodothermales bacterium genome contains the following:
- a CDS encoding acyltransferase, with the protein MIYASHTIEIGADCLIAPFVYLVDSNHGTAPGINMNRQPNTTAPIKIKNDVWVGAHAIILAGVTVGEGAVVAGGSVVKSDVPSNAIVGGVPARVIGERR; encoded by the coding sequence ATGATTTATGCATCACACACAATCGAGATTGGAGCAGACTGTCTGATAGCACCGTTTGTCTATTTGGTTGACAGCAACCATGGGACGGCACCGGGGATTAACATGAATCGCCAGCCGAATACAACCGCTCCTATCAAAATCAAAAACGATGTCTGGGTGGGAGCACACGCGATTATTCTAGCAGGTGTCACGGTAGGGGAGGGAGCCGTGGTCGCGGGTGGGTCAGTTGTGAAGTCTGATGTCCCCTCCAACGCAATTGTCGGTGGAGTTCCCGCTCGAGTCATTGGAGAGAGACGATGA
- a CDS encoding glycosyltransferase codes for MTVYVPSHNYGRYLQQCLDSVFKQLYTNWELIIVDEGSSDQTSVLAQAACLRDPDRVTLLSFPTRIGLQKVANRVLRLAKGKYMMRLDADDWLDESALLVMVNKLESLPNAGVVYGNYYYVDEGGTVIGMERRPALGTEDMSGHLPPHGACTLFRVRAMRAAGGYLENVRAQDGWDLWFKLYKRVGATSVNVPVFYYRQHASSLSRDHARLLQARTAILRTAGEKLQGDYPLNSVAIIPAKESYPGQEGIPFREVEGASLLERAITEASGVPEVTAVVVSSSSEAVIAYSQELELSGTVPPHHRLLKSDSTTSRGLPLLALMREGSEAFAKATGQKPDIVSFLSLHAFRRRAIHIEKALSLLRLTESDSVVSVLEEPDPMFRHGPEGLVLMNPGRLAGLTFERERHYRFNGAIVATWAEILETGSPFGERIGYIEMSPSDSLQYRGDIVLGR; via the coding sequence GTGACGGTCTATGTCCCGTCGCACAACTATGGGCGCTACCTGCAGCAGTGCTTAGACAGTGTATTCAAGCAGTTATACACGAATTGGGAATTGATCATTGTGGACGAGGGGTCGTCAGACCAAACGTCCGTTTTGGCTCAAGCGGCGTGTCTGCGTGATCCGGATCGTGTAACTCTGCTGTCGTTCCCAACCCGGATAGGGCTACAGAAAGTTGCTAATCGAGTGCTCAGGCTTGCGAAGGGCAAATACATGATGAGACTCGACGCGGATGACTGGCTCGACGAGAGCGCATTGTTGGTGATGGTCAACAAGCTAGAGTCACTTCCAAACGCCGGTGTGGTTTATGGCAACTACTACTACGTTGATGAAGGGGGCACGGTTATAGGCATGGAGCGCCGGCCCGCTCTTGGCACAGAAGACATGTCGGGTCACCTGCCGCCGCATGGAGCCTGCACCCTGTTTCGTGTTCGGGCGATGAGAGCAGCGGGCGGATACCTGGAAAATGTCAGGGCTCAAGATGGTTGGGATCTTTGGTTTAAGTTGTATAAGCGGGTGGGCGCGACCAGCGTAAATGTGCCGGTGTTTTACTACAGGCAGCACGCTTCCTCCCTCAGTCGTGATCACGCGAGACTCCTCCAGGCAAGAACCGCAATCCTGCGCACTGCGGGAGAAAAGCTTCAAGGTGACTACCCTTTAAACTCGGTCGCCATCATACCGGCAAAGGAGTCGTATCCCGGTCAAGAGGGAATTCCTTTTCGGGAGGTCGAAGGGGCCTCTCTGCTTGAGCGCGCCATCACCGAGGCAAGCGGGGTACCTGAGGTCACGGCGGTGGTAGTGTCGAGTAGCAGTGAGGCCGTAATCGCCTATTCACAAGAACTCGAGCTCTCAGGGACTGTACCTCCGCACCACCGATTGCTGAAGTCCGATTCCACGACGAGTAGGGGCCTGCCCCTACTCGCACTCATGAGAGAGGGATCGGAAGCGTTCGCCAAGGCTACAGGTCAGAAACCAGATATTGTTTCGTTTCTCAGCCTCCACGCGTTCAGGCGGAGAGCGATTCATATCGAAAAGGCGCTAAGCCTGCTACGCTTAACCGAGAGTGATTCTGTAGTTTCGGTTCTTGAGGAGCCGGATCCAATGTTTCGACACGGTCCAGAGGGCCTCGTCCTCATGAACCCAGGCCGATTGGCGGGACTGACTTTTGAACGCGAACGGCATTACCGCTTCAACGGTGCGATCGTAGCGACTTGGGCCGAAATCTTGGAGACCGGTAGTCCGTTTGGTGAACGCATAGGCTATATAGAAATGTCGCCATCCGATAGCCTACAGTATCGTGGGGATATCGTACTTGGGCGATGA
- a CDS encoding N-acetylneuraminate synthase family protein — protein sequence MKSGVVVLARYGSTRFPGKALAPIAGRPLLAVILDRLERLGPSIPIVIATTREPQDDRVAQFCRWRGIPCFRGSRDNVARRFLEAAESIDLKFAVRINGDNLFVDPGVVRTMLGIAQAGKFDLVTNVPRRTFPYGMSVEVLQTSFFRRQLRLGWTDSDQEHVTSWFYENPEIGNRYVFENSDWPNLAGHRFAIDYPEDLERAQEIVKRLGLQPHNITTRDLALIVRSGPSHGPWRLGKKPMLIAEIGGNHEGDFDYARDLAHLAIASGVECVKFQIYSGDTLVSPLESPARYQHFKRFELTRDQHIALAEICRSGGVLYSSSVWSPRMLEWIDPFLTFYKVGSGDLTAWPLLRLLAERGKPIVLSTGLAGHEEVRNAVAQIRAVDDAYFDPAMLCLLQCTSMYPIPDEEAGLAVMETYRSSFGTAVGYSDHTTRSDALLQAAGMGASVLEFHFTDTREGKVFRDHQVSLTPQEVMDLRSKLNRAQILRGDGVKRPQSSEIESGHIDSFRRAAYVRRRISEGESIRSQDIVLLRPNLGSDARDAERLVGAVALRNLEAYQALHPGQDIELNG from the coding sequence ATGAAGTCAGGGGTTGTTGTACTTGCCCGGTATGGCTCCACGCGGTTCCCCGGCAAGGCTCTGGCACCGATAGCAGGCCGCCCCCTCTTGGCTGTCATTCTTGACAGGCTTGAAAGATTGGGTCCTTCGATTCCGATCGTTATCGCCACCACCCGAGAGCCCCAGGACGATCGGGTTGCCCAGTTCTGCCGTTGGCGGGGAATCCCATGTTTTCGTGGCAGCAGGGACAACGTTGCAAGGCGATTCCTTGAAGCCGCCGAGTCGATTGATCTGAAGTTTGCGGTCAGGATAAACGGCGACAACCTGTTTGTCGACCCCGGGGTCGTCAGAACGATGCTCGGTATAGCCCAAGCGGGCAAGTTTGATCTTGTCACGAACGTCCCCCGCCGAACGTTTCCGTACGGCATGAGTGTCGAGGTTCTGCAAACCAGTTTTTTTCGTCGCCAACTCCGCTTGGGGTGGACTGACAGCGATCAGGAGCATGTCACATCCTGGTTCTACGAGAATCCCGAAATCGGGAATCGCTATGTGTTCGAAAACTCAGACTGGCCGAACCTTGCTGGCCATCGATTCGCGATTGACTACCCCGAGGATCTGGAGCGGGCGCAGGAAATTGTCAAGCGGTTGGGGCTTCAGCCGCATAACATTACTACCCGAGACCTCGCCCTCATTGTGAGATCCGGTCCGAGCCACGGTCCGTGGAGACTGGGGAAGAAACCGATGCTGATCGCTGAAATTGGCGGGAATCACGAGGGTGACTTCGACTACGCAAGGGACCTAGCTCATCTGGCGATTGCTTCCGGCGTCGAGTGTGTTAAGTTTCAAATCTATTCCGGTGACACGTTAGTTAGCCCGCTCGAGAGCCCTGCGAGGTATCAGCATTTCAAGCGGTTTGAGCTAACTCGGGATCAGCACATTGCACTTGCTGAGATTTGCAGGAGTGGGGGAGTACTATACTCGTCCTCTGTGTGGAGCCCCAGAATGCTGGAGTGGATTGATCCCTTCTTGACCTTCTACAAAGTTGGATCTGGGGACCTTACTGCTTGGCCTCTACTCAGACTCCTCGCAGAGCGAGGAAAGCCGATCGTGCTCTCTACCGGCCTGGCCGGGCACGAGGAGGTGCGGAATGCCGTTGCGCAAATCCGTGCTGTTGATGACGCGTACTTCGATCCGGCCATGCTATGCCTGCTTCAATGTACCTCGATGTATCCGATTCCAGATGAAGAAGCAGGCCTCGCGGTAATGGAGACATATCGAAGCTCGTTCGGAACAGCAGTGGGGTACTCCGATCACACCACCAGATCCGATGCACTACTTCAGGCCGCAGGGATGGGTGCCAGTGTGCTTGAGTTTCATTTCACCGACACTCGAGAAGGCAAAGTGTTTAGGGATCACCAAGTGTCACTAACGCCTCAGGAGGTCATGGACCTCAGGTCTAAGCTCAATCGGGCCCAAATCCTGAGAGGCGACGGCGTGAAGCGTCCTCAATCATCTGAGATCGAGAGCGGGCACATAGACTCCTTTAGGCGAGCCGCCTACGTCAGACGCCGAATCTCCGAGGGAGAGTCGATTCGCTCACAGGACATTGTTCTGCTCAGGCCTAACCTCGGCAGCGATGCAAGGGATGCCGAAAGACTCGTCGGCGCCGTTGCACTTAGAAACCTTGAGGCGTACCAAGCCCTCCATCCCGGGCAAGACATCGAACTGAACGGTTGA